A region of Oceanivirga salmonicida DNA encodes the following proteins:
- a CDS encoding GHMP family kinase ATP-binding protein: MSTCSKIILLGEHSVVYGKKALAIPVKKLCINVELVDEKIKEDSHVRYIKEIIEKKHNVDKKYVKINSSIPISSGMGSSAALAIEMAKKYNADIRYVVDKAEIKMHQNPSGIDANVILNEKSIIFQKNRENIEVDKLGAYLVISHSDEYGDTKTAVNMVKKLNRDDIIEQLGEITKDGIRAYYKKDLYSLGLAFTKSQKCLEQLNLSTKRIEKIIDKAKYDSLGSKISGSGLGGVVISLCKNKAKAKKVKKKLNKSGIDKVWVVKI; this comes from the coding sequence GCATTAGCAATTCCTGTAAAAAAATTATGCATAAATGTAGAATTAGTTGATGAAAAAATTAAAGAAGATAGTCATGTTAGATATATAAAAGAAATTATTGAAAAAAAACATAATGTAGATAAAAAATATGTGAAAATAAATTCTAGCATACCTATAAGCAGTGGTATGGGGTCATCAGCAGCACTTGCTATAGAAATGGCAAAGAAATATAATGCTGATATAAGATATGTTGTTGACAAGGCTGAAATAAAAATGCACCAAAATCCTAGTGGTATAGATGCTAATGTAATATTAAATGAAAAAAGTATAATATTTCAAAAAAATAGAGAAAACATTGAAGTAGATAAATTAGGAGCATATTTAGTAATTTCCCATAGTGATGAGTATGGAGATACTAAAACTGCTGTTAACATGGTAAAAAAATTAAATAGAGATGATATAATAGAACAATTAGGTGAGATTACAAAAGATGGTATAAGGGCATACTATAAAAAAGACTTATATTCTTTGGGTCTAGCCTTTACTAAATCTCAAAAATGTTTAGAACAATTAAATTTAAGTACAAAAAGAATAGAAAAAATAATAGATAAAGCAAAATATGATAGTTTAGGTTCTAAAATAAGTGGTTCAGGCTTAGGTGGAGTGGTAATATCACTTTGCAAAAATAAGGCAAAAGCCAAAAAAGTAAAAAAGAAATTAAATAAAAGTGGAATAGATAAGGTTTGGGTAGTTAAAATATAA
- the mvaD gene encoding diphosphomevalonate decarboxylase, protein MNIAYMNIAIIKYWCKNMFNPYLVPLVPSISLLSTTMYTKTKISASVSDTFYLNGKLQDDIETSKIFSFVDKVVSNRTKLCIESFNSMPTAAGLASSASAYSALTMELNKYFDLGLTVDQMCKIASMGSGSAARSFFYISAFDENGEIYPLKTNLEFGMKAIIISDKKKSISSRAAMEISKNTSNIIDIWVEKNKKYFVEMKKALLNNDFELVGKLMQESTKLMHEVMKTSTPSINYLTDKSVDCIKYIENLQSIGYKIYWTTDAGPNVKVLYLKKDEEKISKILNEKYKGVILNVI, encoded by the coding sequence ATGAACATAGCATATATGAATATTGCAATAATTAAATATTGGTGTAAAAATATGTTTAATCCATATTTAGTGCCCTTAGTTCCAAGTATTTCTTTGTTATCGACTACTATGTATACTAAAACTAAAATAAGTGCTAGTGTATCTGATACTTTTTATTTAAATGGAAAATTACAAGATGATATTGAAACTTCTAAAATTTTTTCTTTTGTAGATAAGGTAGTTAGTAATAGAACGAAACTTTGTATAGAAAGTTTTAATTCTATGCCAACAGCAGCAGGTTTAGCTTCTAGTGCTTCGGCATACAGTGCTTTAACTATGGAACTTAATAAATATTTTGATTTAGGTTTAACTGTTGACCAAATGTGTAAAATTGCTAGTATGGGGTCTGGTTCTGCTGCTAGAAGTTTTTTTTATATATCTGCTTTTGATGAAAATGGAGAAATATACCCTTTAAAAACAAATTTAGAATTTGGTATGAAAGCAATAATTATAAGTGATAAGAAAAAAAGTATTAGTAGTAGGGCTGCTATGGAAATTTCTAAAAATACTTCTAATATAATAGATATCTGGGTAGAAAAAAATAAAAAGTATTTTGTGGAAATGAAAAAGGCCTTACTTAATAATGATTTTGAATTAGTTGGGAAACTAATGCAAGAGAGCACTAAGTTGATGCATGAAGTAATGAAAACTTCAACACCTAGTATAAATTATTTAACAGATAAGAGTGTAGATTGTATAAAATATATAGAAAATTTACAATCCATTGGCTATAAAATATACTGGACAACAGATGCAGGGCCTAATGTGAAAGTTCTTTATTTAAAAAAAGATGAAGAAAAAATTTCTAAAATTTTAAATGAAAAATATAAAGGAGTAATCTTAAATGTTATATAA